In a single window of the Carassius gibelio isolate Cgi1373 ecotype wild population from Czech Republic chromosome A12, carGib1.2-hapl.c, whole genome shotgun sequence genome:
- the LOC128025755 gene encoding pseudouridylate synthase TRUB1-like, whose amino-acid sequence MRSSSRAAIAISMAIQNSSLSKLQSCNGIFAIYKKQGPTSADVLNTLKKALLKEAGVANPNPRKRNKQPLKIGHGGTLDSNASGVLVVGIGEGTKMLTTMLAGSKKYRAIGELGKATDTLDVTGNVVEEKSYDHITKEVFEEKLKQFTGEIMQVPPLYSALKKDGKRMSVLLKQGQEVEAKPARPVTVYSLSLQDFSPPYFTIDVECGGGFYVRSLVDDLAKALSSCAHIKELSRTKQGQFTLEEHALKEDRWTLTDISQALQPCPKPSGQQKNAKKTKSKHMPTPSESKGDDGNTND is encoded by the exons ATGAGGTCATCATCTCGCGCCGCGATAGCAATAAGCATGGCTATTCAGAACAGTTCACTATCCAAATTGCAGTCTTGTAATGGTATATTTGCCATATATAAGAAACAGGGACCCACCTCCGCAGATGTGTTAAACACTCTGAAGAAAGCGCTTTTAAAAG AGGCAGGTGTTGCAAATCCCAATCCTCGCAAAAGGAACAAGCAACCTTTAAAAATTGGCCATGGTGGCACCCTGGACAGCAATGCTTCTGGTGTACTTG TAGTTGGAATTGGTGAAGGAACGAAGATGCTCACCACAATGCTTGCAGGATCAAAG AAATACAGAGCTATTGGAGAGTTAGGCAAAGCAACTGATACTCTTGACGTCACAGGAAATGTTGTTGAAGAAAAGAGTTATG ATCACATCACAAAAGAGGTTTTTGAGGAGAAGCTGAAGCAGTTTACGGGTGAAATTATGCAGGTTCCACCTCT ATATTCGGCACTGAAGAAGGATGGCAAGCGCATGTCTGTCCTGCTCAAGCAAGGTCAAGAGGTTGAGGCTAAACCTGCACGTCCAGTCACGGTGTACAGTCTCTCTTTACAAGACTTCAGTCCGCCGTATTTCACCATAG ATGTTGAGTGTGGAGGTGGGTTTTATGTGAGAAGCTTGGTTGATGATCTTGCAAAAG CTCTATCATCCTGTGCTCATATCAAGGAACTCAGTCGGACCAAGCAGGGTCAGTTCACACTGGAAGAGCATGCATTGAAGGAGGATCGCTGGACTTTGACAGATATCTCCCAGGCTCTGCAGCCTTGCCCAAAGCCATCAGGGCAACAGAAGAATGCCaagaaaacaaaatcaaagcATATGCCCACCCCATCTGAATCTAAGGGTGACGATGGAAATACAAACGATTAA